The Hippoglossus hippoglossus isolate fHipHip1 chromosome 21, fHipHip1.pri, whole genome shotgun sequence genome contains a region encoding:
- the rdh1 gene encoding retinol dehydrogenase 1 isoform X1, translating to MVSTDSLTAYLLEVTLPHLVLTSALLLATLAAIRWYIRDSQRVGGFGQKHVLITGCDSGFGNLLARQLDRKGVHVIAACLTEKGAADLAAAASSRLKTLLLDVTDSESIRRAVEFVSREVGERGLWGLVNNAGRSIPIGPVEWMDLQDFTKVLDVNLIGVIEVTLQTLPLLKKAQGRVVNVSSILGRLSMIGGGYCLSKYGVQAFSDSLRKDMKAFGVKVSIIEPGFFKTAVTRLDLIEADLRRLWTRLPQDVRASYGATYLEDYVKAQNFSMGLLCSPDISKVTRCMEHALTARFPRARYSAGWDAKLLWIPLSYLPSFVSDFVINMLLPSPKDTRNM from the exons ATG GTTTCAACTGACAGTTTAACCGCATATCTATTAGAG gTAACCCTGCCACATCTGGTCTTAACATCTGCTTTACTTCTGGCCACTCTCGCTGCCATCCGCTGGTACATCAGAGACTCCCAGAGGGTCGGGGGCTTCGGCCAGAAGCACGTGTTGATCACAGGCTGTGACAGCGGCTTTGGGAATCTGCTGGCTAGACAGCTGGACAGAAAAGGTGTCCATGTGATAGCAGCTTGTCTCACAGAGAAAGGTGCTGCCGATTTGGCAGCGGCGGCCTCGTCCAGACTGAAGACCCTCCTGCTGGATGTTACAGACAGTGAGAGCATCAGGAGGGCGGTGGAGTTTGTGAGCAGAGAGGTCGGAGAGAGAG GTCTGTGGGGGCTGGTGAACAACGCCGGCAGGTCCATACCCATCGGTCCAGTAGAGTGGATGGATCTGCAGGACTTCACAAAGGTTTTGGATGTGAATCTGATCGGAGTCATCGAGGTGACGCTCCAGACTCTGCCGCTGCTGAAGAAAGCCCAGGGCAGGGTGGTGAACGTGTCCAGTATTCTGGGCAGACTGTCTATGATTGGTGGAGGTTACTGCCTGTCCAAATATGGAGTGCAAGCCTTTTCTGACAGCCTCAG GAAGGACATGAAGGCCTTTGGTGTGAAAGTGAGCATCATCGAGCCTGGTTTCTTCAAAACAGCTGTGACACGTCTGGATCTCATAGAGGCCGACCTGAGGAGGCTGTGGACTCGCCTCCCTCAAGATGTTCGAGCCTCATACGGAGCCACGTACCTTGAAGACT ATGTGAAAGCTCAGAACTTCTCCATGGGTTTACTGTGCAGTCCAGACATCTCCAAGGTGACCAGGTGTATGGAGCACGCGCTGACGGCTCGATTCCCTCGGGCCCGTTACAGTGCCGGCTGGGACGCCAAGCTCCTCTGGATTCCTCTGTCCTATCTGCCATCATTTGTTTCAGACTTTGTCATCAACATGCTTCTTCCTTCGCCCAAAGATACAAGAAACATGTAG
- the rdh1 gene encoding retinol dehydrogenase 1 isoform X2 — MVTLPHLVLTSALLLATLAAIRWYIRDSQRVGGFGQKHVLITGCDSGFGNLLARQLDRKGVHVIAACLTEKGAADLAAAASSRLKTLLLDVTDSESIRRAVEFVSREVGERGLWGLVNNAGRSIPIGPVEWMDLQDFTKVLDVNLIGVIEVTLQTLPLLKKAQGRVVNVSSILGRLSMIGGGYCLSKYGVQAFSDSLRKDMKAFGVKVSIIEPGFFKTAVTRLDLIEADLRRLWTRLPQDVRASYGATYLEDYVKAQNFSMGLLCSPDISKVTRCMEHALTARFPRARYSAGWDAKLLWIPLSYLPSFVSDFVINMLLPSPKDTRNM; from the exons ATG gTAACCCTGCCACATCTGGTCTTAACATCTGCTTTACTTCTGGCCACTCTCGCTGCCATCCGCTGGTACATCAGAGACTCCCAGAGGGTCGGGGGCTTCGGCCAGAAGCACGTGTTGATCACAGGCTGTGACAGCGGCTTTGGGAATCTGCTGGCTAGACAGCTGGACAGAAAAGGTGTCCATGTGATAGCAGCTTGTCTCACAGAGAAAGGTGCTGCCGATTTGGCAGCGGCGGCCTCGTCCAGACTGAAGACCCTCCTGCTGGATGTTACAGACAGTGAGAGCATCAGGAGGGCGGTGGAGTTTGTGAGCAGAGAGGTCGGAGAGAGAG GTCTGTGGGGGCTGGTGAACAACGCCGGCAGGTCCATACCCATCGGTCCAGTAGAGTGGATGGATCTGCAGGACTTCACAAAGGTTTTGGATGTGAATCTGATCGGAGTCATCGAGGTGACGCTCCAGACTCTGCCGCTGCTGAAGAAAGCCCAGGGCAGGGTGGTGAACGTGTCCAGTATTCTGGGCAGACTGTCTATGATTGGTGGAGGTTACTGCCTGTCCAAATATGGAGTGCAAGCCTTTTCTGACAGCCTCAG GAAGGACATGAAGGCCTTTGGTGTGAAAGTGAGCATCATCGAGCCTGGTTTCTTCAAAACAGCTGTGACACGTCTGGATCTCATAGAGGCCGACCTGAGGAGGCTGTGGACTCGCCTCCCTCAAGATGTTCGAGCCTCATACGGAGCCACGTACCTTGAAGACT ATGTGAAAGCTCAGAACTTCTCCATGGGTTTACTGTGCAGTCCAGACATCTCCAAGGTGACCAGGTGTATGGAGCACGCGCTGACGGCTCGATTCCCTCGGGCCCGTTACAGTGCCGGCTGGGACGCCAAGCTCCTCTGGATTCCTCTGTCCTATCTGCCATCATTTGTTTCAGACTTTGTCATCAACATGCTTCTTCCTTCGCCCAAAGATACAAGAAACATGTAG